The following are encoded in a window of Arthrobacter woluwensis genomic DNA:
- the paaZ gene encoding phenylacetic acid degradation bifunctional protein PaaZ: protein MSPLLESYAAGHWFRADDAGKPLLDAVTGEEVARVSTTGLDYAAMVRHARDVGGPAVRRLTFHERALLLKELALHLGGLKDEFYALSFRTGATKRDSFVDIDGGIGTLFSYASKGRRELPNDTVMLDGGVEPLSRNGTFVGQHLYTSRTGVAVQINAFNFPVWGMLEKLAPAFLAGLPSIVKPASQTSYLTEAVVRRIIESGILPEGSLQLVSGSAGDLLDHLGEQDSVDFTGSASTADLLRRHPAVLERGVRLGVEADSLNCSILGLDVTPDDPEFDLFIKGVVAEMTVKAGQKCTAIRRAIVPEPLADAVIQALSDRLAKTVVGDPANEAVRMGALASREQRDEVRKAIDELRRGADVVFGDPDRVDTVGADAEAGAFLSPVLLKAREGASEPHDVEPFGPVSTVLTYRTTEEAIALAARGKGSLAASLVTHDPRIARDVTLGLAPWHGRVLVLDRDDAGESTGHGSPLPVLVHGGPGRAGGGEELGGIRGVLHHMQRTAIQGSPDMITAITGRWTTGSRRDVGEVHPFRKSLAELKIGDGISSAPRTVTLADIDHFADFTGDTFYAHTDPEAAAANPLFGGIVAHGYLVVSLAAGLFVEPNPGPVLANFGVDHLRFLTPVKAGDSIAVDLTVKQITPRNSADYGEVRWDAVVRNQDGETVATYDVLTLVAKELTPAAG from the coding sequence ATGAGCCCATTGCTGGAGAGCTACGCCGCAGGACACTGGTTCCGCGCCGACGACGCCGGGAAGCCGCTGCTGGACGCGGTCACCGGGGAGGAAGTGGCGCGAGTGTCCACCACGGGCCTCGACTACGCCGCGATGGTGCGCCATGCCCGGGACGTCGGCGGACCGGCCGTGCGGCGGCTGACCTTCCACGAACGGGCCCTCCTCCTCAAGGAGCTGGCCCTCCACCTGGGCGGACTCAAGGACGAGTTCTACGCCCTCTCCTTCCGCACCGGCGCCACGAAGCGCGACTCCTTCGTGGACATCGACGGCGGCATCGGCACCCTCTTCTCCTACGCGAGCAAGGGCCGCCGCGAACTGCCCAATGACACGGTGATGCTCGACGGCGGCGTGGAGCCCCTGAGCCGCAACGGCACCTTCGTGGGCCAGCACCTCTACACCTCGCGGACCGGCGTCGCGGTCCAGATCAACGCGTTCAACTTCCCCGTCTGGGGCATGCTCGAAAAGCTCGCCCCCGCGTTCCTGGCCGGTCTGCCGAGCATCGTGAAGCCGGCCAGCCAGACGTCGTACCTGACCGAGGCCGTCGTGCGCCGGATCATCGAATCCGGCATCCTGCCCGAAGGGTCGCTCCAGCTCGTCAGCGGCTCCGCGGGCGACCTCCTCGACCACCTCGGCGAGCAGGACTCCGTGGACTTCACCGGCTCCGCGTCCACCGCCGACCTCCTGCGCCGTCACCCGGCCGTGCTGGAACGCGGCGTCCGGCTGGGCGTGGAGGCCGACTCGCTCAACTGCTCCATCCTGGGCCTGGACGTGACGCCCGACGACCCGGAGTTCGACCTGTTCATCAAGGGGGTCGTGGCGGAGATGACCGTCAAGGCGGGCCAGAAGTGCACCGCGATCCGCCGGGCGATCGTGCCGGAGCCCCTCGCGGACGCCGTCATCCAGGCCCTCAGCGACCGCCTGGCGAAGACCGTGGTCGGGGATCCGGCGAACGAGGCCGTGCGCATGGGCGCCCTGGCCAGCCGCGAGCAGCGCGACGAGGTCCGGAAGGCGATCGACGAGCTGCGGCGCGGGGCCGACGTCGTATTCGGCGATCCGGACCGGGTGGACACCGTCGGCGCCGACGCCGAGGCCGGCGCCTTCCTCTCCCCCGTCCTCCTGAAGGCGCGGGAGGGCGCGAGCGAGCCGCACGACGTCGAGCCCTTCGGTCCCGTGAGCACGGTGCTGACGTACCGGACGACGGAGGAGGCGATCGCGCTGGCGGCGCGCGGCAAGGGCAGTCTCGCGGCGTCGCTCGTGACGCACGATCCGCGGATCGCCCGCGACGTCACCTTGGGTCTCGCGCCCTGGCATGGCCGCGTGCTCGTCCTGGACCGCGACGACGCCGGCGAGTCGACCGGGCACGGCAGCCCCCTCCCGGTGCTGGTCCACGGCGGTCCGGGTCGCGCGGGCGGCGGCGAGGAGCTCGGCGGCATCCGTGGCGTCCTGCACCACATGCAGCGCACCGCCATCCAGGGCTCGCCCGACATGATCACCGCGATCACCGGGCGCTGGACCACCGGTTCCCGGCGCGACGTGGGCGAGGTGCACCCGTTCCGGAAGAGCCTCGCGGAACTGAAGATCGGGGACGGCATCAGCTCGGCGCCCCGCACCGTGACTCTCGCGGACATCGACCACTTCGCCGACTTCACCGGGGACACCTTCTACGCGCACACCGATCCGGAAGCCGCCGCGGCCAACCCGCTGTTCGGCGGGATCGTGGCGCACGGCTACCTTGTGGTGTCGCTGGCGGCCGGCCTCTTCGTGGAGCCGAACCCGGGACCGGTCCTGGCCAACTTCGGCGTGGACCACCTGCGCTTCCTGACGCCGGTCAAGGCCGGGGACTCGATCGCCGTCGACCTCACCGTCAAGCAGATCACCCCGCGCAACTCCGCCGATTACGGCGAGGTCCGCTGGGATGCCGTGGTGCGGAACCAGGACGGCGAGACCGTGGCGACCTACGACGTGCTGACCCTCGTGGCGAAGGAACTCACGCCCGCCGCCGGCTGA
- a CDS encoding TetR/AcrR family transcriptional regulator — protein MRTQDTLEERTQEKGAADGKPAAREPYTLDRLLDVAVRVFTERGYDGTSFQHLSQASGLSKSSIYHHIEGKEHLLRLGLERALEPLMATIAEPEATTGPAIDRLRFLIRRNIEILTERLPYVTLLLNVHGNTATERWALEQRRTYNHAVAAVVQEAIDQGAVRSDVDAKTTARLVFGMINSVREWYRLERNEAAGRNESAGSNDGAGLNDRALQNDGAARLADQVLSLLLDGIRTR, from the coding sequence ATGCGCACCCAGGACACCCTCGAGGAGAGGACCCAAGAGAAGGGGGCCGCGGACGGGAAACCGGCGGCCCGCGAGCCCTACACCCTAGACCGGCTCCTGGATGTGGCGGTGCGGGTCTTCACGGAGCGCGGCTACGACGGCACGAGCTTCCAGCACCTCTCCCAGGCCTCCGGGCTCTCGAAGTCCTCGATCTACCACCACATCGAGGGCAAGGAACATCTGCTCCGGCTGGGCCTGGAGAGGGCGCTCGAACCACTCATGGCCACGATCGCCGAGCCGGAGGCCACCACCGGCCCGGCGATCGACCGGCTGCGCTTCCTGATCCGCCGGAACATCGAGATCCTCACGGAGCGGCTCCCCTACGTGACGCTCCTCCTCAACGTGCACGGCAACACCGCGACGGAGCGCTGGGCCCTGGAACAGCGGCGGACGTACAACCACGCGGTGGCCGCCGTGGTCCAGGAGGCGATCGACCAGGGTGCCGTGCGGTCCGACGTCGACGCCAAGACGACGGCCCGCCTCGTCTTCGGCATGATCAACTCCGTGCGCGAGTGGTACCGCCTGGAGCGCAACGAGGCCGCCGGGCGGAACGAGAGCGCAGGGTCGAACGACGGCGCCGGCCTCAACGACAGAGCTTTGCAGAACGACGGCGCAGCGCGGCTGGCCGACCAGGTGCTGTCGCTGCTCCTGGACGGCATCCGGACGCGGTGA
- the paaK gene encoding phenylacetate--CoA ligase PaaK, whose amino-acid sequence MQDLTPRPDELDPIETASVDELRALQLDRLKWTLRHAYDNVPHYRKAFDEAGVHPEDLTSLEDLSRFPFTSKADLRENYPFGMLAVPREQVARVHASSGTTGRPTVVGYTKDDLAMWATVMARSIRAAGGRPGDMLHNAYGYGLFTGGLGAHAGAEHLGCTVVPVSGGMTERQVQLIQDFKPDIIMVTPSYMLAVIEEMGRQGVDPRSTSLKVGIFGAEPWTNDMRREMEERLDMHAVDIYGLSEVIGPGVASECVETKDGLTVWEDHFYPEIVDPITLEPVPEGQEGELVFTSLTKQAMPIIRYRTRDLTRLLPGTARTMRRIEKITGRTDDMIILRGVNLFPTQIEELILHTPELSPHFQCHLSRQGMLDELTVRVEQRDGVTVAAAHAAAMTLKRLVKSKIGVTVAVDVVIPGSMERSNGKMRRIIDSRPKR is encoded by the coding sequence ATGCAGGACCTGACTCCGCGTCCCGATGAGCTGGACCCCATCGAGACCGCTTCCGTCGACGAGCTGCGGGCGCTGCAGCTGGACCGCTTGAAATGGACGCTGCGTCACGCCTACGACAACGTCCCGCACTACCGGAAGGCGTTCGATGAGGCCGGGGTGCACCCGGAAGACCTGACCTCCTTGGAGGATCTGTCCCGTTTCCCGTTCACCAGCAAGGCCGACCTCCGGGAGAACTACCCCTTCGGCATGCTCGCCGTGCCGCGCGAGCAGGTGGCGCGGGTTCATGCCTCCTCGGGGACCACCGGGCGCCCGACCGTGGTCGGCTACACGAAAGACGACCTGGCCATGTGGGCCACGGTCATGGCCCGCAGCATCCGGGCCGCCGGCGGACGACCGGGCGACATGCTGCACAACGCCTACGGCTACGGCCTGTTCACGGGCGGCCTCGGCGCACACGCCGGCGCCGAGCACCTGGGCTGCACGGTGGTGCCCGTCTCCGGTGGCATGACCGAGCGCCAGGTCCAGCTCATCCAGGACTTCAAGCCGGACATCATCATGGTCACCCCGTCCTACATGCTCGCGGTCATCGAGGAGATGGGACGTCAGGGTGTCGACCCGCGCTCCACCTCCCTCAAGGTCGGCATCTTCGGCGCCGAGCCGTGGACCAACGACATGCGCCGCGAGATGGAGGAGCGCCTCGACATGCACGCCGTGGACATCTACGGGCTGTCCGAGGTCATCGGTCCGGGCGTGGCCAGCGAGTGCGTCGAGACGAAGGACGGGCTGACGGTCTGGGAGGATCACTTCTACCCGGAGATCGTCGACCCCATCACCCTGGAACCGGTGCCGGAAGGCCAGGAGGGCGAGCTGGTGTTCACGTCCCTGACCAAGCAGGCCATGCCGATCATCCGGTACCGCACCCGCGATCTGACGCGGCTTCTGCCGGGCACCGCGCGCACCATGCGCCGGATCGAGAAGATCACCGGCCGCACGGACGACATGATCATCCTGCGCGGCGTGAACCTGTTCCCCACCCAGATCGAGGAGCTCATCCTCCACACCCCGGAGCTGTCACCGCACTTCCAGTGCCACCTCTCGCGGCAGGGCATGCTGGACGAGCTGACCGTGCGGGTCGAACAGCGCGACGGCGTCACCGTCGCGGCCGCGCACGCTGCGGCGATGACGCTGAAGCGGCTGGTCAAGAGCAAGATCGGCGTCACGGTCGCCGTGGACGTCGTGATCCCGGGCAGCATGGAACGTTCCAACGGCAAGATGCGCCGGATCATCGACAGCCGCCCGAAGAGGTAG
- a CDS encoding heavy metal translocating P-type ATPase encodes MSSTATEVELDITGMTCASCANRIERKLNKVDGVEATVNYATEKARVTAPGGFDVALLIGAVEQAGYGATVHEEEAPQDDSELNSLRRRLWTSVVLAVPVIVLSMVPAFQFTGWQWVSLVLATPVILWGAWPFHRAAWTNLRHGAATMDTLVSVGTLAAYLWSLYALFLGHAGMLGMRHEFSFAIQRSDGASNIYLEVAAGVTMFLLAGRYFEKRSKRQAGAALRALLELGAKDVTVLRDGGERRIPVAELRVGDEFVVRPGEKIATDGSVVDGVSAVDASMITGESVPVDVAPGDAVVGATVNTSGRIVVRASRIGNDTQLARMARLVEDAQSGKAEVQRLADRISGVFVPVVIGIALLTLVAWLLLGQPVAAAFTAAVAVLIIACPCALGLATPTALLVGTGRGAQLGILIKGPEVLESTRRVDTVVLDKTGTVTTGTMELDEVLTVGGDPAGRLTALRLAGALEHASEHPIARAIARGVEAETGELLRVSGFRNEQGLGVRGTVEGVGVLAGREAFLAAEGLTLPEDLRRAKAEAEAQGRTAVVVGWDGEVRAVLTVADRLKPSSAEAVRRLKGLGLEPVLLTGDNEAVARRIAAEVGIEQVVAEVLPQDKVDVVRGLQAEGRVVAMAGDGVNDAAALAAADLGLAMGTGTDAAIEASDLTLVRGDLLGAVDAIRLSRATLRTIKVNLFWAFAYNVAAIPLAALGLLNPMIAGAAMAFSSVFVVGNSLRLRRFKGAVS; translated from the coding sequence ATGAGCAGCACCGCCACCGAGGTCGAACTCGACATCACCGGGATGACCTGCGCCTCCTGCGCCAACCGCATCGAGCGCAAGCTCAACAAGGTGGACGGGGTCGAGGCCACGGTCAACTACGCCACCGAGAAGGCGCGCGTCACGGCGCCCGGAGGCTTCGACGTCGCGCTGCTCATCGGCGCGGTGGAGCAGGCCGGTTACGGCGCCACCGTTCATGAGGAGGAGGCTCCGCAGGACGACTCGGAGCTGAACTCCCTGCGCCGCCGCCTCTGGACCTCCGTCGTGCTGGCGGTCCCGGTGATCGTGCTGTCGATGGTCCCGGCGTTCCAGTTCACCGGCTGGCAGTGGGTGTCCCTGGTCCTGGCGACCCCGGTCATCCTCTGGGGCGCCTGGCCGTTCCACCGGGCGGCCTGGACCAACCTCCGCCACGGCGCGGCCACCATGGACACCCTGGTCTCGGTCGGCACCCTGGCGGCCTATCTCTGGTCCCTTTATGCGCTCTTCCTCGGCCACGCCGGCATGCTCGGGATGCGGCACGAGTTCTCCTTCGCCATCCAGCGCAGCGACGGCGCCAGCAACATCTACCTGGAGGTCGCCGCCGGGGTGACCATGTTCCTCCTGGCCGGACGGTACTTCGAGAAGCGGTCGAAGCGTCAGGCCGGCGCGGCCTTGCGGGCCCTCCTGGAACTGGGCGCCAAGGACGTCACCGTCCTGCGCGACGGCGGAGAGCGCCGGATCCCCGTGGCGGAACTCCGCGTGGGGGATGAGTTCGTCGTGCGGCCCGGCGAGAAGATCGCCACCGACGGCAGCGTGGTGGACGGCGTCTCGGCCGTCGACGCCTCGATGATCACCGGCGAATCCGTCCCCGTGGACGTCGCACCCGGCGACGCCGTGGTCGGCGCCACCGTGAACACCTCGGGTCGCATCGTGGTCCGGGCGTCCCGCATCGGCAACGACACCCAGCTCGCCCGGATGGCCCGGCTCGTCGAGGATGCGCAGTCCGGCAAAGCCGAGGTCCAGCGGCTGGCGGACCGGATCTCCGGGGTCTTCGTGCCGGTGGTCATCGGCATCGCGCTGCTCACGCTCGTCGCCTGGCTCCTGCTGGGCCAGCCCGTCGCCGCGGCCTTCACCGCCGCGGTGGCCGTCCTGATCATCGCGTGCCCGTGCGCCCTGGGTCTCGCCACGCCGACCGCCCTCCTGGTCGGCACGGGGCGCGGCGCGCAGCTCGGCATCCTCATCAAGGGCCCGGAGGTCCTGGAGAGCACTCGCCGCGTCGACACCGTGGTCCTCGACAAGACCGGCACCGTCACGACCGGCACGATGGAACTGGACGAGGTCCTGACGGTCGGTGGGGATCCGGCGGGCCGCCTGACCGCGCTGCGCCTGGCCGGAGCGCTGGAACACGCGAGTGAGCACCCGATCGCCCGAGCGATCGCGCGCGGGGTCGAGGCGGAGACCGGGGAGCTTCTGCGGGTCTCCGGGTTCCGGAACGAGCAGGGGCTCGGCGTCCGCGGAACGGTCGAGGGCGTGGGCGTCCTCGCGGGCCGCGAAGCGTTCCTCGCCGCGGAGGGGCTGACTCTGCCCGAGGACCTGCGCCGTGCCAAGGCCGAGGCCGAGGCGCAGGGGCGGACCGCCGTCGTCGTCGGCTGGGACGGTGAAGTGCGAGCGGTGCTGACCGTCGCCGACCGGCTCAAGCCGAGCAGCGCCGAGGCTGTCCGCCGCCTCAAGGGTCTGGGCCTCGAGCCGGTGCTGCTGACCGGCGACAACGAGGCTGTGGCACGCCGCATCGCCGCCGAGGTGGGGATCGAGCAGGTGGTCGCGGAGGTCCTGCCGCAGGACAAGGTGGACGTGGTGCGCGGGCTCCAGGCCGAAGGGCGCGTGGTGGCGATGGCCGGTGACGGGGTCAACGACGCCGCGGCGCTCGCGGCCGCCGATCTGGGCCTGGCGATGGGGACCGGGACGGACGCGGCCATCGAGGCGTCCGACCTCACCCTGGTGCGCGGGGACCTGCTCGGAGCCGTCGACGCGATCCGGCTCTCGCGGGCGACGCTGCGCACCATCAAGGTCAACCTGTTCTGGGCGTTCGCCTACAACGTGGCGGCGATCCCGCTGGCTGCGCTCGGGCTGCTGAACCCGATGATCGCCGGGGCGGCCATGGCGTTCTCCAGTGTGTTCGTGGTGGGGAACAGTCTGCGGCTCCGGCGGTTCAAGGGCGCCGTGTCCTGA
- a CDS encoding helix-turn-helix domain-containing protein codes for MDEAAESLAQAIGARVRQERKALAWTLDQLADAAGVSRRMVVNVEQGSVNPSVGTLLRLSDALGVGLPALVEPPATRAAKVTRHGDGAVLWTGAAGGRGVLVAGTQPPDVVELWDWTLAPGELHVSEAHSEGTRELLQVQVGAIVVTVDGKSYELSTGDALSFFGDSDHSYRNPHADPARFLLTVHEPGVGTPRTLDTEHG; via the coding sequence ATGGATGAAGCGGCGGAATCACTGGCGCAGGCGATCGGCGCCCGGGTCCGGCAGGAGCGCAAAGCCCTGGCCTGGACCCTGGATCAGCTCGCCGATGCCGCGGGCGTGAGCCGCCGCATGGTCGTCAACGTGGAGCAGGGCTCCGTGAACCCCAGCGTCGGCACGCTGCTGCGGCTCAGTGACGCACTCGGCGTCGGACTCCCCGCGCTCGTCGAGCCGCCCGCGACCCGTGCGGCGAAGGTGACACGGCACGGCGACGGTGCGGTCCTCTGGACCGGGGCGGCCGGTGGCCGGGGTGTGCTGGTCGCGGGGACGCAGCCACCGGACGTGGTCGAGCTCTGGGACTGGACCCTGGCGCCCGGCGAACTGCACGTCAGCGAAGCGCACTCCGAGGGCACCCGCGAACTCCTGCAGGTGCAGGTGGGCGCGATCGTCGTGACGGTGGACGGGAAGAGCTACGAGCTCAGCACCGGCGACGCCCTCTCCTTCTTCGGCGACTCGGACCACTCCTACCGGAACCCGCACGCTGACCCCGCTCGGTTCCTTCTCACGGTCCACGAGCCCGGGGTCGGCACGCCCCGGACGCTCGACACGGAGCACGGCTGA
- a CDS encoding EamA family transporter, with protein MTTRNGTVRIPAWSMAIAAMLMIQISNALSVGVIEHIGPGGTAWLRMCFGAVFLLLIARPSFRSITRRDVPKLLALGVVTGFMTTFFLAAVERIPLGTAVAIEFLGPLTVAGLAGKQRKALLWPVIALLGVVLLTEPWHGGVDLLGVGFALLAGACWGLYNVLTQLVGDRFSGISGLALTIPVAAVATSAVGLPQVLDGDLDWVLLLVIAGIALITPVISFGLEMLALRRMNHTAFGTLLAIEPAFGILIGLLILSQTPTVMQMLGIALVVFAGAAAQRGGGRTLEDPVSGTPDLAEQER; from the coding sequence ATGACCACCCGGAACGGCACCGTGCGGATCCCCGCCTGGTCCATGGCGATCGCCGCCATGCTCATGATCCAGATCTCGAACGCACTGTCGGTCGGGGTCATCGAGCACATCGGACCCGGTGGGACCGCCTGGCTGCGCATGTGTTTCGGCGCCGTCTTCCTGCTGCTCATCGCGCGGCCGTCCTTCCGCTCGATCACGCGTCGGGATGTCCCGAAGCTTCTGGCGCTGGGTGTCGTCACCGGGTTCATGACCACGTTCTTCCTCGCCGCCGTGGAACGGATCCCCCTGGGAACCGCCGTGGCGATCGAGTTCCTCGGCCCGCTCACCGTCGCCGGGCTGGCCGGCAAACAGCGCAAGGCGCTCCTCTGGCCCGTGATCGCGCTGCTCGGCGTCGTGCTGCTCACCGAGCCCTGGCACGGCGGCGTGGACCTGCTGGGTGTCGGGTTCGCCCTGCTGGCAGGGGCCTGCTGGGGGCTGTACAACGTGCTCACCCAACTGGTCGGCGACCGGTTCTCCGGCATCAGCGGCCTGGCGCTCACCATCCCGGTCGCCGCCGTCGCGACGAGCGCCGTCGGTCTTCCTCAAGTGCTCGACGGCGACCTGGACTGGGTGCTGCTCCTGGTGATCGCGGGGATCGCGCTCATCACGCCGGTCATCTCGTTCGGACTCGAGATGCTCGCGCTGCGCCGCATGAACCACACGGCGTTCGGCACGCTCCTGGCGATCGAGCCGGCGTTCGGCATCCTGATCGGCCTGCTCATCCTCAGCCAGACGCCCACGGTGATGCAGATGCTCGGGATCGCGCTCGTGGTGTTCGCCGGCGCGGCGGCTCAGCGCGGTGGCGGTCGGACGCTGGAAGACCCGGTGTCCGGGACGCCCGACCTGGCCGAACAGGAACGCTGA
- a CDS encoding ABC-F family ATP-binding cassette domain-containing protein: MAHLLGGENLAVSFGTRTVLDGVTVGLEDGDRIGIVGRNGDGKSTLMRFLAQRAQPDDGRVTQRRDLTVGYLDQQDVLDGDHTVGQAIVGDMADHEWAADPKIREIMGGLVGDVDWDSSVHSLSGGQKRRVALAKLLIGDHDVIMLDEPTNHLDVEGVAWLARHLKNRWRANEGAFLVVTHDRWFLDEICTKTWEVHDGVVDPFEGGYAAYVLARAERDRMASVVEAKRQQLVKKELAWLRRGAPARTSKPKFRIEAANALIEDVPAPRDTLALNKMATARLGKDVIDLEHVTLDRRPAPGEAGDGSGAPLFDNITLRLAPGERVGLVGVNGAGKSTLLRLLSGEVAPTSGKVKRGKTVVPAVLSQEVHELREVDDLRVVELIEREKRSFSVGGKDLTAGQLVEQLGFTNARQWTPIRDLSGGERRRLQLLRLLVGEPNVLMLDEPTNDLDTDTLAAVEDVLDGWPGTLVVVSHDRYLLERVTDHQIALLGDGKLRGLPRGVDQYLELREAALAGASAKASGPTAAGGSGAAGAQGGGAPSSGASEAEKREARKNINRIERQLGKLAQQQEKLHAQMATASEKGDFDALGGLNTQLNEVLEEKETLEMEWLEAAEVLGE, translated from the coding sequence ATGGCACATCTTCTGGGCGGCGAGAACCTCGCCGTGTCCTTCGGAACCCGCACCGTCCTGGACGGCGTCACGGTGGGACTGGAGGACGGTGACCGGATCGGGATCGTGGGCCGCAACGGCGACGGCAAGTCCACGCTCATGCGGTTCCTGGCGCAACGGGCCCAGCCCGACGACGGGCGGGTGACCCAGCGCCGTGACCTCACCGTCGGCTACCTGGACCAGCAGGATGTGCTCGACGGCGATCACACCGTGGGCCAGGCGATCGTGGGGGACATGGCGGATCACGAGTGGGCCGCCGATCCGAAGATCCGCGAGATCATGGGCGGACTGGTGGGGGACGTGGACTGGGATTCCAGCGTCCACAGCCTCTCCGGTGGGCAGAAGCGCCGTGTCGCGCTGGCGAAGCTCCTGATCGGCGACCACGACGTCATCATGCTGGACGAGCCCACCAACCACCTCGACGTCGAGGGCGTGGCCTGGCTGGCCCGCCATCTCAAGAACCGCTGGCGCGCCAACGAGGGTGCGTTCCTGGTGGTCACCCACGACCGTTGGTTCCTGGACGAGATCTGCACCAAGACCTGGGAGGTCCACGACGGGGTGGTGGACCCCTTCGAGGGCGGTTACGCGGCGTACGTCCTGGCCCGGGCCGAGCGTGACCGGATGGCCTCCGTCGTGGAGGCCAAGCGTCAGCAGCTCGTGAAGAAAGAACTCGCCTGGCTGCGCCGTGGCGCCCCGGCGCGCACCTCCAAGCCGAAGTTCCGCATCGAGGCGGCCAACGCCCTGATCGAGGACGTTCCTGCACCCCGCGACACCCTGGCCCTGAACAAGATGGCCACGGCCCGCCTGGGCAAGGACGTCATCGACCTGGAGCACGTCACCCTGGACCGCCGTCCCGCCCCCGGCGAGGCCGGGGACGGGAGCGGCGCGCCGCTCTTCGACAACATCACCCTGCGCCTCGCGCCGGGCGAACGAGTGGGTCTGGTCGGCGTGAACGGCGCCGGCAAATCCACGCTGCTGCGCCTGCTCTCCGGCGAGGTCGCGCCCACGAGCGGCAAGGTCAAGCGCGGCAAGACCGTGGTCCCGGCCGTGCTGAGCCAGGAAGTGCACGAATTGCGCGAGGTGGACGATCTGCGCGTGGTCGAGCTGATCGAGCGTGAGAAGCGGTCCTTCAGCGTGGGCGGCAAGGACCTCACGGCAGGGCAGCTCGTCGAGCAGCTCGGCTTCACGAACGCCCGGCAGTGGACCCCGATCCGGGACCTCTCCGGCGGCGAGCGGCGACGTCTCCAGCTCCTGCGTCTCCTGGTGGGGGAGCCCAATGTGCTCATGCTCGACGAGCCCACGAACGACCTGGACACGGACACCCTCGCCGCGGTGGAGGACGTCCTGGACGGCTGGCCCGGCACACTCGTGGTCGTCAGCCACGACCGGTACCTACTGGAGCGCGTGACGGATCACCAGATCGCGCTGCTGGGCGACGGCAAGCTCCGCGGGCTTCCGCGGGGCGTGGATCAATATCTGGAGCTGCGCGAGGCGGCACTGGCCGGTGCGTCCGCGAAGGCGAGCGGCCCGACGGCGGCCGGCGGCTCCGGCGCGGCGGGCGCCCAGGGCGGCGGCGCGCCGTCGTCGGGGGCCAGCGAGGCGGAGAAGCGCGAGGCGCGCAAGAACATCAACCGGATCGAACGCCAGCTCGGCAAGCTCGCGCAGCAGCAGGAGAAGCTGCACGCGCAGATGGCCACGGCCTCCGAAAAGGGCGACTTCGACGCGCTCGGCGGGCTGAACACCCAGCTCAACGAGGTGCTCGAGGAGAAGGAGACCCTGGAGATGGAGTGGCTCGAGGCCGCCGAGGTCCTGGGGGAGTAA
- a CDS encoding 4-(cytidine 5'-diphospho)-2-C-methyl-D-erythritol kinase, translated as MRRGNSVTASAPGKINVSLHVGPLREDGYHSLASVFLAVSLREEVRASLLDEPGIQVVLSPDSTLDVDPETIPLDGRNLVHRAAALLASHCGLEPAVRLEIVKRVPVAGGMAGGSADAAAALVACNALWECGLSREELAALGSRLGADVPFCLLGGAAVGLGVGDELTTALVHGELHWVVVPAAFGLSTPEVFRRLDALREAEGYAAPEPDSVDAAILAALRTPDSHVLSTLMVNDLQRAALDLAPELRDVLGLGESLGALAGIVSGSGPTVAFLCEDTTAARALADGFSHRGLVSFVLTAPSPGAYVHP; from the coding sequence ATGCGCCGCGGCAACTCCGTGACGGCCTCCGCGCCGGGGAAGATCAACGTCTCCCTGCACGTCGGACCGCTCCGGGAGGACGGATACCACTCGCTGGCGAGCGTCTTCCTCGCGGTGTCCCTGCGGGAAGAGGTGCGGGCGTCCTTGCTGGACGAACCGGGCATCCAGGTGGTCCTCTCACCGGACAGCACGCTCGACGTGGATCCCGAGACCATCCCTCTGGACGGCCGGAACCTCGTTCACCGCGCGGCCGCGCTCCTCGCCTCGCACTGCGGGCTGGAACCCGCCGTGCGTCTGGAGATCGTGAAGAGGGTCCCCGTCGCGGGTGGGATGGCGGGAGGATCCGCCGACGCCGCCGCCGCCCTCGTCGCCTGCAACGCCCTCTGGGAGTGCGGGCTGAGCCGGGAGGAGCTGGCCGCTTTGGGAAGCCGGCTCGGGGCGGACGTGCCCTTCTGCCTGCTCGGCGGCGCGGCGGTGGGCCTGGGCGTGGGCGATGAACTCACCACGGCCCTGGTGCACGGCGAACTCCACTGGGTGGTGGTCCCGGCCGCGTTCGGCCTCTCCACCCCCGAGGTGTTCCGCCGTCTTGACGCGCTCCGCGAGGCCGAAGGCTATGCCGCGCCGGAGCCGGACTCCGTGGACGCCGCGATCCTGGCGGCTCTGCGCACCCCGGACAGCCACGTGCTGTCCACCCTCATGGTCAACGATCTCCAGCGCGCCGCCCTGGACCTGGCCCCGGAGCTGCGCGACGTGCTCGGGCTGGGGGAGTCCCTGGGCGCCCTCGCGGGGATCGTGTCAGGCTCCGGCCCCACCGTCGCGTTCCTCTGCGAGGACACGACGGCGGCCCGCGCGCTCGCGGACGGCTTCAGTCACCGCGGCTTGGTGTCCTTCGTGCTCACGGCCCCGTCGCCCGGCGCCTACGTGCATCCATGA